One Chanodichthys erythropterus isolate Z2021 chromosome 22, ASM2448905v1, whole genome shotgun sequence DNA window includes the following coding sequences:
- the LOC137012554 gene encoding ral guanine nucleotide dissociation stimulator-like isoform X3, producing the protein MRGDTSALNTDDEDESELMKMMMMMLETQNASQEIGEEVEDGAVFSITLRKVQMYQSSSKSQRWMGVDSDSGLSLYETCKLRTIKAGTLERLVEYMVTAFRGNDSTYVTIFLCTYRTFATTKQVLDLLLNRYAKLQPGADARRMTADERTELRNTISSILGAWLDQYSEDFWKPPEYSCLRRLIHYLQLNFPGSDLERRACNLLSQFHRRLQQESDQEVLDQGCCAFTLLEENGFDEDRPDFLSFDPTVVAEQFTLMDAELFKRVVPYHCLGSIWSQRDKKGKEHLAPTIRATVSQFNRVTNCVISTCLSDRTLKFSQRARILEHWIQVARECRILKNFSSLRAILSALQCNPVHRLKKTWDEVSRENIRIFQELSEIFSDENNHSLSRELLIKEGTSKFATLEINPKRAQKRQQPQRDLTVMQGTIPYLGTFLTDLVMMDTAMKDYLDGGLINFEKRRKEFEVIAQIKLLQLACNNYNFRRVAGFSTWLSSVEKLSEAESYSQSCEIEPLSESASNTLRAKKSSGIMKRWSDRQPVGSGEAGCSSSGSSHSKSFDQLRFPPCLSGSVGDGGDSLSVTSAGSSSSDVEEVNISFISDSPDALERKTSTPFVKHSNSTLGKCGPTGDLIPTFWESTSLSSLDASGLGSGSGSSSASSSSVSSTPVTASRSHKRSVSGVSSYSSLSLPLYNQQVDDCCIIRVSMDVDNGNMYKSILVTSQDKTPAVVRKAMVKHNLDRERAEDYELVQKISEDKELKIPDNANVFYAMNSTANYDFVLKKRGFPRAGRTKHVASSTLPRMKQKGLKIAKGIF; encoded by the exons AATGCGAGTCAGGAGATCGGTGAGGAGGTGGAGGACGGCGCCGTGTTCAGCATCACGCTGAGGAAGGTCCAGATGTACCAGTCGTCCAGTAAGAGTCAGCGCTGGATGGGTGTGGACTCTGACTCCGGCCTCAGTCTGTACGAGACCTGTAAGCTGCGCACCATTAAAGCCGGAACGCTGGAGCGTCTGGTGGAGTACATGGTGACGGCCTTCAGAGGGAACGACTCCACATACGTCACCATCTTCCTCTGCACTTACAGGACGTTTGCCACTACCAAACAAGTGCTGGACCTTCTGCTCAACAg ATACGCTAAACTGCAGCCGGGCGCAGACGCGCGCAGAATGACTGCTGACGAGCGAACGGAGCTCAGGAA CACCATCTCCTCTATCCTGGGCGCCTGGTTGGATCAGTACTCTGAGGACTTCTGGAAGCCTCCAGAATACAGCTGCCTGAGACGCCTGATCCATTACCTGCAGCTCAACTTCCCGGGATCCGACCTGGAGCGCCGGGCCTGTAACCTCCTGAGCCAGTTCCACCGGAGACTCCAGCAGGAATCAGACCAGGAGG TGTTGGATCAGGGATGCTGTGCGTTCACTCTGCTGGAGGAGAATGGATTCGATGAAGATCGACCCGATTTCCTGAGCTTCGACCCCACTGTGGTGGCGGAGCAGTTCACCCTGATGGACGCG GAGCTGTTTAAGCGGGTGGTGCCGTATCACTGTTTGGGAAGTATCTGGTCTCAGAGAGATAAGAAAGGAAAGGAACATTTGGCGCCGACCATCAGAGCCACGGTCAGCCAGTTTAACCGCGTCACCAACTGCGTCATTTCCACCTGTCTGAGCGACCGGACGCTCAAGTTCTCCCAGAGAGCGCGGATCCTGGAGCACTGGATACAAGTAGCCAGA GAATGTCGGATCTTGAAGAACTTCTCGTCTCTGCGTGCGATTCTGTCGGCGCTGCAGTGCAACCCTGTTCACCGGCTCAAGAAAACATGGGATGAAGTGTCACGAGAAAACATTCGCATTTTCCAGGAGCTGTCGGAGATATTCTCTGACGAGAACAATCACTCGCTGAGCCGAGAACTGCTGATAAAG GAGGGAACATCCAAATTTGCCACTCTGGAAATCAACCCTAAACGAGCCCAGAAAAGACAGCAGCCGCAGAGAGATCTG ACTGTAATGCAGGGGACGATTCCTTATCTGGGAACTTTCCTCACGGATCTGGTCATGATGGACACAGCCATGAAAGACTATCTGGAC GGAGGCCTGATCAACTTTGAGAAGAGAAGGAAG GAGTTTGAGGTCATCGCGCAGATTAAGTTGTTACAGTTGGCTTGTAACAATTATAACTTTCGGCGTGTTGCTGGGTTCAGCACGTGGCTCTCCAGTGTGGAGAAGCTCTCAGAGGCGGAGAG CTACAGTCAGTCGTGTGAGATCGAGCCGCTCTCTGAATCGGCCTCCAACACGCTGAGAGCCAAGAAGAGCTCAGGAATCATGAAGAGATGGAGCGA TCGGCAGCCGGTGGGTTCGGGTGAGGCCGGTTGCAGTAGTTCTGGCAGCTCCCACTCAAAGTCTTTCGATCAGCTGCGTTTCCCGCCGTGTCTGAGCGGCTCGGTGGGTGACGGCGGCGACTCTCTCAGTGTGACGTCTGCGGGATCGAGCAGCTCTGACGTGGAGGAGGTCAACATTAGCTTCATCTCTGATTCACCAGATGCTCTAGAGAGGAAG ACCTCCACGCCCTTCGTAAAACATTCCAATTCTACCTTAGGGAAGTGCGGCCCTACAGGAGACCTGATACCCACg TTCTGGGAGTCCACGTCTCTCTCGTCTCTGGACGCGTCGGGTCTCGGCTCAGGTTCTGGCTCCAGTAGTGCCTCCTCGTCTTCGGTGTCGTCCACACCGGTCACGGCGTCCCGCTCACACAAACGCTCCGTGTCGGGCGTGTCCAGTTACTCGTCTCTCTCTCTGCCGCTTTACAACCAACAGGTGGACGACTGCTGCATCATCAGAGTCAGCATGGACGTAGACAACGGAAACATGTACAAGAGCATACTG GTCACCAGTCAGGATAAGACTCCTGCGGTAGTGAGGAAAGCCATGGTTAAACACAACCTGGACCGTGAGCGAGCCGAGGATTATGAACTGGTTCAGAAAATCAGTGAGGACAAGG AGCTGAAGATTCCCGACAACGCCAATGTTTTTTACGCCATGAACTCCACAGCCAACTATGACTTTGTCTTGAAGAAGAGAGGTTTCCCCAGAGCAGGCCGAACCAAACACGTGGCCAGCTCCACGCTGCCTCGAATGAAACAGAAAGGTCTTAAAATCGCTAAGGGAATCTTCTGA
- the LOC137012554 gene encoding ral guanine nucleotide dissociation stimulator-like isoform X7 — MRGDTSALNTDDEDESELMKMMMMMLETQNASQEIGEEVEDGAVFSITLRKVQMYQSSSKSQRWMGVDSDSGLSLYETCKLRTIKAGTLERLVEYMVTAFRGNDSTYVTIFLCTYRTFATTKQVLDLLLNRYAKLQPGADARRMTADERTELRNTISSILGAWLDQYSEDFWKPPEYSCLRRLIHYLQLNFPGSDLERRACNLLSQFHRRLQQESDQEVLDQGCCAFTLLEENGFDEDRPDFLSFDPTVVAEQFTLMDAELFKRVVPYHCLGSIWSQRDKKGKEHLAPTIRATVSQFNRVTNCVISTCLSDRTLKFSQRARILEHWIQVARECRILKNFSSLRAILSALQCNPVHRLKKTWDEVSRENIRIFQELSEIFSDENNHSLSRELLIKEGTSKFATLEINPKRAQKRQQPQRDLTVMQGTIPYLGTFLTDLVMMDTAMKDYLDGGLINFEKRRKEFEVIAQIKLLQLACNNYNFRRVAGFSTWLSSVEKLSEAESYSQSCEIEPLSESASNTLRAKKSSGIMKRWSDRQPVGSGEAGCSSSGSSHSKSFDQLRFPPCLSGSVGDGGDSLSVTSAGSSSSDVEEVNISFISDSPDALERKFWESTSLSSLDASGLGSGSGSSSASSSSVSSTPVTASRSHKRSVSGVSSYSSLSLPLYNQQVDDCCIIRVSMDVDNGNMYKSILVTSQDKTPAVVRKAMVKHNLDRERAEDYELVQKISEDKELKIPDNANVFYAMNSTANYDFVLKKRGFPRAGRTKHVASSTLPRMKQKGLKIAKGIF; from the exons AATGCGAGTCAGGAGATCGGTGAGGAGGTGGAGGACGGCGCCGTGTTCAGCATCACGCTGAGGAAGGTCCAGATGTACCAGTCGTCCAGTAAGAGTCAGCGCTGGATGGGTGTGGACTCTGACTCCGGCCTCAGTCTGTACGAGACCTGTAAGCTGCGCACCATTAAAGCCGGAACGCTGGAGCGTCTGGTGGAGTACATGGTGACGGCCTTCAGAGGGAACGACTCCACATACGTCACCATCTTCCTCTGCACTTACAGGACGTTTGCCACTACCAAACAAGTGCTGGACCTTCTGCTCAACAg ATACGCTAAACTGCAGCCGGGCGCAGACGCGCGCAGAATGACTGCTGACGAGCGAACGGAGCTCAGGAA CACCATCTCCTCTATCCTGGGCGCCTGGTTGGATCAGTACTCTGAGGACTTCTGGAAGCCTCCAGAATACAGCTGCCTGAGACGCCTGATCCATTACCTGCAGCTCAACTTCCCGGGATCCGACCTGGAGCGCCGGGCCTGTAACCTCCTGAGCCAGTTCCACCGGAGACTCCAGCAGGAATCAGACCAGGAGG TGTTGGATCAGGGATGCTGTGCGTTCACTCTGCTGGAGGAGAATGGATTCGATGAAGATCGACCCGATTTCCTGAGCTTCGACCCCACTGTGGTGGCGGAGCAGTTCACCCTGATGGACGCG GAGCTGTTTAAGCGGGTGGTGCCGTATCACTGTTTGGGAAGTATCTGGTCTCAGAGAGATAAGAAAGGAAAGGAACATTTGGCGCCGACCATCAGAGCCACGGTCAGCCAGTTTAACCGCGTCACCAACTGCGTCATTTCCACCTGTCTGAGCGACCGGACGCTCAAGTTCTCCCAGAGAGCGCGGATCCTGGAGCACTGGATACAAGTAGCCAGA GAATGTCGGATCTTGAAGAACTTCTCGTCTCTGCGTGCGATTCTGTCGGCGCTGCAGTGCAACCCTGTTCACCGGCTCAAGAAAACATGGGATGAAGTGTCACGAGAAAACATTCGCATTTTCCAGGAGCTGTCGGAGATATTCTCTGACGAGAACAATCACTCGCTGAGCCGAGAACTGCTGATAAAG GAGGGAACATCCAAATTTGCCACTCTGGAAATCAACCCTAAACGAGCCCAGAAAAGACAGCAGCCGCAGAGAGATCTG ACTGTAATGCAGGGGACGATTCCTTATCTGGGAACTTTCCTCACGGATCTGGTCATGATGGACACAGCCATGAAAGACTATCTGGAC GGAGGCCTGATCAACTTTGAGAAGAGAAGGAAG GAGTTTGAGGTCATCGCGCAGATTAAGTTGTTACAGTTGGCTTGTAACAATTATAACTTTCGGCGTGTTGCTGGGTTCAGCACGTGGCTCTCCAGTGTGGAGAAGCTCTCAGAGGCGGAGAG CTACAGTCAGTCGTGTGAGATCGAGCCGCTCTCTGAATCGGCCTCCAACACGCTGAGAGCCAAGAAGAGCTCAGGAATCATGAAGAGATGGAGCGA TCGGCAGCCGGTGGGTTCGGGTGAGGCCGGTTGCAGTAGTTCTGGCAGCTCCCACTCAAAGTCTTTCGATCAGCTGCGTTTCCCGCCGTGTCTGAGCGGCTCGGTGGGTGACGGCGGCGACTCTCTCAGTGTGACGTCTGCGGGATCGAGCAGCTCTGACGTGGAGGAGGTCAACATTAGCTTCATCTCTGATTCACCAGATGCTCTAGAGAGGAAG TTCTGGGAGTCCACGTCTCTCTCGTCTCTGGACGCGTCGGGTCTCGGCTCAGGTTCTGGCTCCAGTAGTGCCTCCTCGTCTTCGGTGTCGTCCACACCGGTCACGGCGTCCCGCTCACACAAACGCTCCGTGTCGGGCGTGTCCAGTTACTCGTCTCTCTCTCTGCCGCTTTACAACCAACAGGTGGACGACTGCTGCATCATCAGAGTCAGCATGGACGTAGACAACGGAAACATGTACAAGAGCATACTG GTCACCAGTCAGGATAAGACTCCTGCGGTAGTGAGGAAAGCCATGGTTAAACACAACCTGGACCGTGAGCGAGCCGAGGATTATGAACTGGTTCAGAAAATCAGTGAGGACAAGG AGCTGAAGATTCCCGACAACGCCAATGTTTTTTACGCCATGAACTCCACAGCCAACTATGACTTTGTCTTGAAGAAGAGAGGTTTCCCCAGAGCAGGCCGAACCAAACACGTGGCCAGCTCCACGCTGCCTCGAATGAAACAGAAAGGTCTTAAAATCGCTAAGGGAATCTTCTGA
- the LOC137012554 gene encoding ral guanine nucleotide dissociation stimulator-like isoform X5 — translation MYQSSSKSQRWMGVDSDSGLSLYETCKLRTIKAGTLERLVEYMVTAFRGNDSTYVTIFLCTYRTFATTKQVLDLLLNRYAKLQPGADARRMTADERTELRNTISSILGAWLDQYSEDFWKPPEYSCLRRLIHYLQLNFPGSDLERRACNLLSQFHRRLQQESDQEVLDQGCCAFTLLEENGFDEDRPDFLSFDPTVVAEQFTLMDAELFKRVVPYHCLGSIWSQRDKKGKEHLAPTIRATVSQFNRVTNCVISTCLSDRTLKFSQRARILEHWIQVARECRILKNFSSLRAILSALQCNPVHRLKKTWDEVSRENIRIFQELSEIFSDENNHSLSRELLIKEGTSKFATLEINPKRAQKRQQPQRDLTVMQGTIPYLGTFLTDLVMMDTAMKDYLDGGLINFEKRRKEFEVIAQIKLLQLACNNYNFRRVAGFSTWLSSVEKLSEAESYSQSCEIEPLSESASNTLRAKKSSGIMKRWSDRQPVGSGEAGCSSSGSSHSKSFDQLRFPPCLSGSVGDGGDSLSVTSAGSSSSDVEEVNISFISDSPDALERKTSTPFVKHSNSTLGKCGPTGDLIPTFWESTSLSSLDASGLGSGSGSSSASSSSVSSTPVTASRSHKRSVSGVSSYSSLSLPLYNQQVDDCCIIRVSMDVDNGNMYKSILVTSQDKTPAVVRKAMVKHNLDRERAEDYELVQKISEDKELKIPDNANVFYAMNSTANYDFVLKKRGFPRAGRTKHVASSTLPRMKQKGLKIAKGIF, via the exons ATGTACCAGTCGTCCAGTAAGAGTCAGCGCTGGATGGGTGTGGACTCTGACTCCGGCCTCAGTCTGTACGAGACCTGTAAGCTGCGCACCATTAAAGCCGGAACGCTGGAGCGTCTGGTGGAGTACATGGTGACGGCCTTCAGAGGGAACGACTCCACATACGTCACCATCTTCCTCTGCACTTACAGGACGTTTGCCACTACCAAACAAGTGCTGGACCTTCTGCTCAACAg ATACGCTAAACTGCAGCCGGGCGCAGACGCGCGCAGAATGACTGCTGACGAGCGAACGGAGCTCAGGAA CACCATCTCCTCTATCCTGGGCGCCTGGTTGGATCAGTACTCTGAGGACTTCTGGAAGCCTCCAGAATACAGCTGCCTGAGACGCCTGATCCATTACCTGCAGCTCAACTTCCCGGGATCCGACCTGGAGCGCCGGGCCTGTAACCTCCTGAGCCAGTTCCACCGGAGACTCCAGCAGGAATCAGACCAGGAGG TGTTGGATCAGGGATGCTGTGCGTTCACTCTGCTGGAGGAGAATGGATTCGATGAAGATCGACCCGATTTCCTGAGCTTCGACCCCACTGTGGTGGCGGAGCAGTTCACCCTGATGGACGCG GAGCTGTTTAAGCGGGTGGTGCCGTATCACTGTTTGGGAAGTATCTGGTCTCAGAGAGATAAGAAAGGAAAGGAACATTTGGCGCCGACCATCAGAGCCACGGTCAGCCAGTTTAACCGCGTCACCAACTGCGTCATTTCCACCTGTCTGAGCGACCGGACGCTCAAGTTCTCCCAGAGAGCGCGGATCCTGGAGCACTGGATACAAGTAGCCAGA GAATGTCGGATCTTGAAGAACTTCTCGTCTCTGCGTGCGATTCTGTCGGCGCTGCAGTGCAACCCTGTTCACCGGCTCAAGAAAACATGGGATGAAGTGTCACGAGAAAACATTCGCATTTTCCAGGAGCTGTCGGAGATATTCTCTGACGAGAACAATCACTCGCTGAGCCGAGAACTGCTGATAAAG GAGGGAACATCCAAATTTGCCACTCTGGAAATCAACCCTAAACGAGCCCAGAAAAGACAGCAGCCGCAGAGAGATCTG ACTGTAATGCAGGGGACGATTCCTTATCTGGGAACTTTCCTCACGGATCTGGTCATGATGGACACAGCCATGAAAGACTATCTGGAC GGAGGCCTGATCAACTTTGAGAAGAGAAGGAAG GAGTTTGAGGTCATCGCGCAGATTAAGTTGTTACAGTTGGCTTGTAACAATTATAACTTTCGGCGTGTTGCTGGGTTCAGCACGTGGCTCTCCAGTGTGGAGAAGCTCTCAGAGGCGGAGAG CTACAGTCAGTCGTGTGAGATCGAGCCGCTCTCTGAATCGGCCTCCAACACGCTGAGAGCCAAGAAGAGCTCAGGAATCATGAAGAGATGGAGCGA TCGGCAGCCGGTGGGTTCGGGTGAGGCCGGTTGCAGTAGTTCTGGCAGCTCCCACTCAAAGTCTTTCGATCAGCTGCGTTTCCCGCCGTGTCTGAGCGGCTCGGTGGGTGACGGCGGCGACTCTCTCAGTGTGACGTCTGCGGGATCGAGCAGCTCTGACGTGGAGGAGGTCAACATTAGCTTCATCTCTGATTCACCAGATGCTCTAGAGAGGAAG ACCTCCACGCCCTTCGTAAAACATTCCAATTCTACCTTAGGGAAGTGCGGCCCTACAGGAGACCTGATACCCACg TTCTGGGAGTCCACGTCTCTCTCGTCTCTGGACGCGTCGGGTCTCGGCTCAGGTTCTGGCTCCAGTAGTGCCTCCTCGTCTTCGGTGTCGTCCACACCGGTCACGGCGTCCCGCTCACACAAACGCTCCGTGTCGGGCGTGTCCAGTTACTCGTCTCTCTCTCTGCCGCTTTACAACCAACAGGTGGACGACTGCTGCATCATCAGAGTCAGCATGGACGTAGACAACGGAAACATGTACAAGAGCATACTG GTCACCAGTCAGGATAAGACTCCTGCGGTAGTGAGGAAAGCCATGGTTAAACACAACCTGGACCGTGAGCGAGCCGAGGATTATGAACTGGTTCAGAAAATCAGTGAGGACAAGG AGCTGAAGATTCCCGACAACGCCAATGTTTTTTACGCCATGAACTCCACAGCCAACTATGACTTTGTCTTGAAGAAGAGAGGTTTCCCCAGAGCAGGCCGAACCAAACACGTGGCCAGCTCCACGCTGCCTCGAATGAAACAGAAAGGTCTTAAAATCGCTAAGGGAATCTTCTGA